The genomic segment GTCGAAACGAGTGGCCGAGCAGGCCGCGGCGCGCGCTTTCATGACTCGCGAAAAAGTTCGCGACCGCAAGGACAAGGTATAAAGTTGACCACTGACACTCAAACGCGCTGCGGGTTCGTTGCCCTGATTGGGGCCCCGAACGCCGGCAAATCGACGCTGCTCAACACGTTGGTTGGCGCGAAAGTCTCGATCGTTTCGCGCAAGGTGCAGACGACGCGGGCGCAGGTGCGCGCCATCGCCGTGCACGAGAAGACGCAGATCATCTTTGTCGACACGCCGGGTATCTTCCAGCCCAAGCGCCGGCTCGACCGCGCCATGGTGACGAGCGCCTGGGGCGGAGCGGTCGACGCGGATGCGGTATGTCTGCTGATCGACGCGCACCGCGGGCTCAACGATGAAGCGCGCGAGATCCTGACGAAGCTGAAGGACGTGCGGCTGCCGAAGGCGCTGGTGCTCAACAAGATCGACACGGTGGAGAACACCACGCTGCTTGGCCTGGCCCAATCGATCAACGAATTGTGCCCCTTCGACGACACCTTCATGGTGTCGGCGCTCAAGGGCTATGGCGTGCCGACCATGCTGGAGAAGTTGGCGGCCAAGATGCAGCCGGGCCCATGGTTGTTTCCCGAAGACCAGATCACCGAGGCGCCGATGCGCGTCTTCGCCGCCGAGATCACCCGCGAGAAACTGTTCGAGCGCCTGCACGACGAACTGCCCTACAACCTCACTGTCGAGACCGAACAGTGGAAGGACCTGCCGGATGGTTCGGCGCGCATCGAGCAGACGATCTATGTGACGCGCGACGCGCATAAGAAGATCGTCATCGGTGAGGGCGGACGCACGCTGAAATCGGTCGGCAGCGCGGCGCGCAAGGATATCGCCGAAGCGGCCGAGCAGAAAGTGCATCTGTTCCTGTTCGTGAAAGTGCGCGAGCGCTGGCTCGACGATCCCGATCGCTATCGCGAAATGGGTCTCGACTTCCCCAAGGAATAAAGGTGACGCAAGCGGCTGGGACAGGGCGGATCGCCAAGGGGACGCCGCAATATCGGCGCACGTCGCTGGCGATCTTTTCCTGCGGCTTCTCGATCTTCGCGCTGCTCTATTGCACCCAGCCGATCCTGCCTTTGTTCGTCGACGAGTTTCATGTCTCGCCGGCGCAGAGTTCTCTCGCCCTGTCGCTGACGACCATCACGCTGGCCGTGGCGATGATCTTCGCCAGCTCCTTCGCCGAAGCTTGGGGTCGCAAACCGCTGATGTTGGGCGCGCTCGTCTCGGCCTCTGTGTTGACCCTGCTGCTGTCGGTGGCGACGGAATGGAGCCAGATCTTGTGGCTGCGGGCGCTGGCCGGCGTCGCGCTCAGCGGCATGCCGGCGGTGGCGCTCGCCTATCTCGGTGAGGAGATGGAGCCGCAGGCGGTGGCGCCGGCCGTCGGCCTCTATATCGGCGGCGGCGCGCTTGGTGGCATGTCGGGCCGGCTCTTTGTCGCGGTGTTGGCCGACTACGGTTCCTGGCGCATCGCCATGGCTTTTATCGCCGCGACCGGGCTCGTCTCGGCCGTCATCTTCTGGAAGGCCTTGACGCCGTCGCAGCATTTCGTGCCGCGTGGGCTGCATTTTGGCGGGCTCGCCGCCTCGCTGTTTCGCCATTTCCGCAATCCTGGCATTGTCCTTCTGGTGTGCGAGGGCTTTCTACTGCTCGGCGGCTTCATGGTGCTCTACAATTACATCGG from the Beijerinckia sp. 28-YEA-48 genome contains:
- the era gene encoding GTPase Era, producing MTTDTQTRCGFVALIGAPNAGKSTLLNTLVGAKVSIVSRKVQTTRAQVRAIAVHEKTQIIFVDTPGIFQPKRRLDRAMVTSAWGGAVDADAVCLLIDAHRGLNDEAREILTKLKDVRLPKALVLNKIDTVENTTLLGLAQSINELCPFDDTFMVSALKGYGVPTMLEKLAAKMQPGPWLFPEDQITEAPMRVFAAEITREKLFERLHDELPYNLTVETEQWKDLPDGSARIEQTIYVTRDAHKKIVIGEGGRTLKSVGSAARKDIAEAAEQKVHLFLFVKVRERWLDDPDRYREMGLDFPKE
- a CDS encoding MFS transporter, producing MTQAAGTGRIAKGTPQYRRTSLAIFSCGFSIFALLYCTQPILPLFVDEFHVSPAQSSLALSLTTITLAVAMIFASSFAEAWGRKPLMLGALVSASVLTLLLSVATEWSQILWLRALAGVALSGMPAVALAYLGEEMEPQAVAPAVGLYIGGGALGGMSGRLFVAVLADYGSWRIAMAFIAATGLVSAVIFWKALTPSQHFVPRGLHFGGLAASLFRHFRNPGIVLLVCEGFLLLGGFMVLYNYIGFRLQAPPFNFSQSLAGLVFACYPIGSLGSATMGNLASRFGRGRVLVASILIMICGLVVMTPDNLIAIVFGLAAMTFGFFGAHAICSGYAPALADQDKAQASSLYLLFYYIGGGIAGSAGGLFWSTAGWPGVAMFSGVLMLGTLTAGLFLARRAP